Proteins encoded together in one Schistocerca americana isolate TAMUIC-IGC-003095 chromosome 8, iqSchAmer2.1, whole genome shotgun sequence window:
- the LOC124545860 gene encoding trypsin beta-like, with the protein MLRGLFIVACLMAACSAPPRARVAWSRRGHGRIVNGEPAVITDYPCVLATEFLVRQECGGSIISTTWAMSAGHCFYDDVNKMSLRAGSTPSEQFPVGSNIQIVNLPSKIGYEAPAGLPVTVVGWGLDDDGNRPEQLQKVDLSVGKTSICKDIFADYNPVTESMMCASAINKSPCNGDSGSPLVFGSVQVGIASEWDENCEYPQVVYTSIAFDVSFYQKCGQSSRADADVVVADERGETVTDV; encoded by the exons ATGTTGCGAGGACTTTTCATCGTGGCATGCCTGATGGCAGCATGCTCCGCGCCCCCCAGAGCCAGGGTAGCCTGGAGTAGAAGGGGCCACGGCCGCATCGTGAACGGCGAACCTGCCGTCATAACAGATTACCCCTGCGTACTCGCCACAGAGTTCCTGGTCAGACAGGAGTGCGGCGGCTCCATAATCAGCACGACGTGGGCGATGTCTGCCGGCCACTGCTTCTATGACGACGTCAACAAGATGTCGCTGCGGGCCGGATCGACA CCTTCTGAACAGTTCCCGGTGGGATCGAACATCCAGATCGTCAACCTGCCTTCTAAAATCGGATACGAGGCCCCTGCAGGCCTCCCTGTTACTGTCGTCGGCTGGGGCTTGGACGACGACGGCAACCGACCTGAACAGTTGCAGAAAGTGGACCTCTCCGTTGGCAAAACATCGATCTGCAAGGACATATTTGCCGATTACAATCCAGTCACCGAGAGTATGATGTGTGCAAGTGCCATCAACAAGAGCCCCTGCAACGGTGACTCCGGGAGTCCGCTAGTGTTCGGGAGCGTGCAGGTCGGCATCGCGTCCGAGTGGGACGAGAACTGCGAGTACCCGCAGGTGGTGTACACCAGC attGCATTTGATGTGTCGTTTTACCAGAAGTGTGGTCAGTCATCTCGAGCTGACGCTGATGTGGTTGTAGCAGACGAAAGAGGTGAAACTGTGACAGATGTCTAA